GACTAAATTCTTTAAAATTTGCACTGCTACTCTCATCATCACCGCACCCAAAAAAAGCAAATAAAGCGATTATTAAAACAAGCAAATTTTTCATCTTATCCCTTAAACATATCTTTTTATGGCAGCTCTTGCCTCTTTGTCTGCCTCGCGTCTTTTTAAAGTCTCGCGCTTGTCGTGTAAATTTTTACCTTTTGCAAGAGCTAGTCTTGCTTTTACGATGTTTTTATCGCTTAGATAAAGTGCCAAAATAACTAGTGCTAGTCCATCTTGCGAGACTTGACCAAAAATTTTATCAATCTGCTTTCTATGCATCAAAAGTTTTCTAGCTGCTCGCTCATTTGGACGAAATGCGCTGTGTGTAGTCTCAAGATAGCTGATATGGGCGTTTAGTAAGAAAAGCTCGCCCTTTATGACACGCACAAAGCTATCTTTTAAATTTGCCCTGCCAGCCCTTAGTGCTTTGACCTCGCTGCCTTTTAGTACAATACCAGCCTCGAAGGTCTCAAGTAT
This window of the Campylobacter concisus genome carries:
- the smpB gene encoding SsrA-binding protein SmpB; translated protein: MKDLAKNKKALHDFSILETFEAGIVLKGSEVKALRAGRANLKDSFVRVIKGELFLLNAHISYLETTHSAFRPNERAARKLLMHRKQIDKIFGQVSQDGLALVILALYLSDKNIVKARLALAKGKNLHDKRETLKRREADKEARAAIKRYV